GGATTATCACATATTTTTGTCCGATTTTCATAAGATACTTAGCTGAATTTATTCCTAAATTTGCAGCACCAAGACTAAGACAGATTGGTAGCATTAAAAGAGAAAACTTCATGGAATGTGAAACTTGTAATACTTAGGCTATGGGACAGAAAGATAATAATATTGGATATGACGACCGCCGACGCAAGACAGACGAGGCGCAGCATTTTATGGAGGATCGCACCCAACTGCTTGATACAATCCGTGAGATGATAAACGTGGAGATAGACAGGCGGGGAGGCTGTATTGAAGGTGAAACGATGCATAGCAAGATGCCACCCGAACCTCATATACGAAAGCGCTTTTTCCTGGAATGGCTCAGGAG
This is a stretch of genomic DNA from Segatella hominis. It encodes these proteins:
- a CDS encoding protein regulator of cytokinesis 1, producing the protein MGQKDNNIGYDDRRRKTDEAQHFMEDRTQLLDTIREMINVEIDRRGGCIEGETMHSKMPPEPHIRKRFFLEWLRSLI